A stretch of the Musa acuminata AAA Group cultivar baxijiao chromosome BXJ2-7, Cavendish_Baxijiao_AAA, whole genome shotgun sequence genome encodes the following:
- the LOC135616233 gene encoding uncharacterized protein LOC135616233 isoform X2 — translation MAKFSVEVCLISARGLHRSSSFLKPQWFAVGWIDPNSKYCTKVDSSGSTNPTWKTKFSATIDEATSSLQALALTVEVYKREPIFLREKLQGTAVIPLKEFLVKFLNAAEPSRGGMKESGSFQLRKRNSTKPHGFIDVSIHISDNTHQSTSRQGNEEGITLAIEDGPVISFPSCSQPPSLGDVHGDFARHSHPYSLPRPPAHPSANYHNTLEPGTGYHRTPTQPPPPPPPPSNTGFLPSLFPGTGPLPQTYVNPAPSSGPARHGGTPGFGMGLGAGALAAGAVIFGDDFMAGSSFPAGLDGGSLTVSADPLL, via the exons ATGGCGAAATTCAGCGTCGAAGTCTGCTTGATCTCTGCTCGTGGCCTCCACCGCTCGTCGTCGTTCCTGAAGCCCCAGTGGTTCGCGGTCGGGTGGATAGATCCCAACTCCAAGTACTGCACCAAAGTGGACAGTTCTGGGAGCACCAATCCCACCTGGAAAACCAAGTTTTCTGCAACCATCGATGAGGCGACCTCCAGCTTGCAGGCGCTGGCCTTGACGGTGGAAGTCTACAAGAGAGAACCCATCTTCCTGAGGGAGAAGCTTCAAGGTACTGCAGTGATTCCGCTGAAGGAATTCCTGGTCAAGTTCCTGAACGCTGCCGAGCCGTCGAGAGGTGGGATGAAGGAGAGCGGAAGCTTCCAGCTGCGCAAACGGAATTCCACTAAGCCTCATGGATTCATCGACGTCTCCATCCACATCTCTGACAACACCCACCAATCCACGTCTCGCCAAG GCAACGAGGAAGGAATCACGTTAGCCATAGAAGACGGTCCAGTGATATCTTTCCCATCGTGTTCACAACCACCATCCCTTGGCGACGTCCATGGAGACTTCGCCAGGCACAGCCATCCTTACAGCCTACCGAGACCACCAGCACACCCCTCCGCGAACTACCACAACACATTGGAACCAGGTACAGGATACCACAGAACTCCTAcgcagccgccgccgccaccgccgccgccttcCAACACTGGCTTCCTGCCGTCGCTGTTCCCGGGAACAGGCCCGCTGCCGCAGACTTACGTGAACCCCGCACCGTCGTCGGGGCCGGCGAGACATGGCGGCACACCAGGATTCGGTATGGGGCTCGGAGCTGGAGCCTTGGCTGCCGGGGCCGTCATATTTGGTGATGACTTCATGGCGGGTTCCAGCTTCCCGGCCGGCCTCGACGGCGGCAGCCTGACCGTGTCAGCCGATCCTCTTCTCTAA
- the LOC135616233 gene encoding uncharacterized protein LOC135616233 isoform X1 gives MAKFSVEVCLISARGLHRSSSFLKPQWFAVGWIDPNSKYCTKVDSSGSTNPTWKTKFSATIDEATSSLQALALTVEVYKREPIFLREKLQGTAVIPLKEFLVKFLNAAEPSRGGMKESGSFQLRKRNSTKPHGFIDVSIHISDNTHQSTSRQATDEGFRYSGNEEGITLAIEDGPVISFPSCSQPPSLGDVHGDFARHSHPYSLPRPPAHPSANYHNTLEPGTGYHRTPTQPPPPPPPPSNTGFLPSLFPGTGPLPQTYVNPAPSSGPARHGGTPGFGMGLGAGALAAGAVIFGDDFMAGSSFPAGLDGGSLTVSADPLL, from the exons ATGGCGAAATTCAGCGTCGAAGTCTGCTTGATCTCTGCTCGTGGCCTCCACCGCTCGTCGTCGTTCCTGAAGCCCCAGTGGTTCGCGGTCGGGTGGATAGATCCCAACTCCAAGTACTGCACCAAAGTGGACAGTTCTGGGAGCACCAATCCCACCTGGAAAACCAAGTTTTCTGCAACCATCGATGAGGCGACCTCCAGCTTGCAGGCGCTGGCCTTGACGGTGGAAGTCTACAAGAGAGAACCCATCTTCCTGAGGGAGAAGCTTCAAGGTACTGCAGTGATTCCGCTGAAGGAATTCCTGGTCAAGTTCCTGAACGCTGCCGAGCCGTCGAGAGGTGGGATGAAGGAGAGCGGAAGCTTCCAGCTGCGCAAACGGAATTCCACTAAGCCTCATGGATTCATCGACGTCTCCATCCACATCTCTGACAACACCCACCAATCCACGTCTCGCCAAG CAACCGACGAAGGGTTTAGGTACTCAGGCAACGAGGAAGGAATCACGTTAGCCATAGAAGACGGTCCAGTGATATCTTTCCCATCGTGTTCACAACCACCATCCCTTGGCGACGTCCATGGAGACTTCGCCAGGCACAGCCATCCTTACAGCCTACCGAGACCACCAGCACACCCCTCCGCGAACTACCACAACACATTGGAACCAGGTACAGGATACCACAGAACTCCTAcgcagccgccgccgccaccgccgccgccttcCAACACTGGCTTCCTGCCGTCGCTGTTCCCGGGAACAGGCCCGCTGCCGCAGACTTACGTGAACCCCGCACCGTCGTCGGGGCCGGCGAGACATGGCGGCACACCAGGATTCGGTATGGGGCTCGGAGCTGGAGCCTTGGCTGCCGGGGCCGTCATATTTGGTGATGACTTCATGGCGGGTTCCAGCTTCCCGGCCGGCCTCGACGGCGGCAGCCTGACCGTGTCAGCCGATCCTCTTCTCTAA
- the LOC103992500 gene encoding uncharacterized protein LOC103992500 — MLSEKLLKPMEFIHHLVIALFGVLFACRCKAQSPGTSTSTAGSLDSLLQDYAYRAFVHPHTGVIYDGTVPSNLTGIKIAAMRLKSGSLWKRGVESYKEFEIPEGIIVQPYVERLVLVYHNLGNWSSFYYPLPGYTYLSPVLGLLAYDAANLSATNLPELNVASKSPISINFTNIISVPSGAIARCVQFGLGGSPDFRDFVSSSICSTYAQGHFSIVVNSSEITPPPAPGVAPPPGPNHIGSKSNKSKLWKIVGGVVGGIVALILLALLVCWMHQYKHYKKMAQMEQHADAGVSLHTARVGNTHVPVASVTRTQPFLENELVA; from the coding sequence ATGCTTTCTGAAAAGCTCTTAAAACCAATGGAGTTCATTCACCACTTAGTGATTGCACTATTCGGGGTGTTATTTGCGTGCCGGTGTAAAGCCCAATCTCCGGGCACATCTACAAGCACTGCAGGATCATTAGATTCTCTCCTTCAGGACTATGCTTACCGTGCATTTGTTCACCCCCACACTGGAGTTATCTATGATGGTACTGTCCCTTCCAATCTCACTGGCATCAAGATTGCGGCAATGAGGCTCAAAAGTGGGAGCCTGTGGAAGAGAGGAGTTGAGAGCTATAAGGAATTCGAGATCCCAGAGGGCATTATTGTGCAGCCATATGTAGAAAGGCTGGTTCTGGTTTACCATAATCTGGGCAACTGGTCTTCTTTCTACTATCCTCTTCCCGGTTACACCTACCTGTCTCCTGTGCTTGGTCTTCTTGCTTATGATGCAGCAAATTTGTCAGCTACCAACTTGCCTGAATTAAATGTTGCTTCGAAATCACCCATATCCATTAATTTCACAAACATCATCTCTGtgccaagcggtgcaattgcCAGATGCGTTCAGTTTGGTTTAGGTGGCTCACCAGATTTTAGAGACTTCGTATCGAGCAGTATTTGCTCCACATATGCACAGGGCCACTTCTCCATTGTGGTCAATTCCAGTGAGATTACTCCTCCTCCAGCACCAGGTGTAGCTCCACCGCCGGGGCCAAATCATATTGGTTCTAAGAGTAACAAGTCTAAGTTGTGGAAGATAGTTGGAGGAGTGGTTGGTGGAATTGTTGCTTTAATTCTCTTGGCTCTGCTGGTTTGCTGGATGCACCAGTATAAACATTACAAGAAGATGGCACAGATGGAGCAGCATGCAGATGCAGGAGTCTCGTTACATACAGCAAGGGTTGGAAATACACATGTTCCTGTGGCTTCAGTGACAAGGACACAGCCATTCCTTGAGAATGAACTTGTTGCTTAA
- the LOC135617721 gene encoding KH domain-containing protein SPIN1-like isoform X2, which translates to MSGLYTHSFSPARAVSSDINSTADIDSRYLAELLAEHQKLGPFMQVLPICNHLLNQEIIRVSGIVPNQWFGDCNRLQHRSPSPMATPFLNSDAGGTDFGVWSGYPQEGLGFPQRFTMDQQGATGPSSCIIKKILRLEVPVNAYPNFNFVGRLLGPRGNSLKRVEASTGCRVYIRGKGSIKDPVQEEKLRGRPGYEHLNDPLHILIEAELPANVIETRLRHAQEVIEELLKPVHDRYHVVLTRCRHVQDRMPRTA; encoded by the exons ATGTCTGGCTTATATACTCATAGCTTCTCCCCTGCTAGAGCCGTCTCCTCAGATATAAATAGCACAGCAGATATAGACAG CCGGTACTTGGCGGAGCTGTTGGCAGAACATCAAAAGCTTGGGCCTTTCATGCAGGTTCTTCCTATTTGTAACCATTTGCTGAATCAAG AGATTATACGAGTCTCAGGAATTGTTCCCAACCAATGGTTCGGTGACTGTAACCGACTGCAGCACAGAAGTCCCAGTCCCATGGCTACACCATTCCTTAATTCCGATGCTGGGGGGACTGATTTTGGTGTTTGGAGTGGATACCCACAGGAG GGATTAGGTTTTCCGCAAAGATTTACAATGGATCAGCAAGGAGCAACAGGTCCAAGCTCATGCATTATAAAGAAGATATTACGCTTAGAAGTCCCAGTGAATGCCTATCCTAAT TTCAATTTTGTTGGGCGCCTTCTCGGACCCAGGGGTAATTCACTGAAAAGAGTTGAAGCATCAACTGGATGTCGTGTTTACATTAGAGGAAAGGGTTCAATAAAAGATCCTGTCCAG GAGGAAAAACTGAGGGGAAGACCAGGTTATGAACACTTAAATGATCCATTGCATATATTGATTGAGGCCGAATTACCAGCAAATGTCATTGAGACTAGACTGAGACATGCACAGGAAGTTATAGAAGAGCTGCTGAAACCAGTG CATGACAGGTATCATGTTGTGCTGACACGATGCAGGCATGTTCAAGATCGCATGCCGAGGACTGCATAG
- the LOC135617721 gene encoding KH domain-containing protein SPIN1-like isoform X1 produces the protein MSGLYTHSFSPARAVSSDINSTADIDSRYLAELLAEHQKLGPFMQVLPICNHLLNQEIIRVSGIVPNQWFGDCNRLQHRSPSPMATPFLNSDAGGTDFGVWSGYPQEGLGFPQRFTMDQQGATGPSSCIIKKILRLEVPVNAYPNFNFVGRLLGPRGNSLKRVEASTGCRVYIRGKGSIKDPVQEEKLRGRPGYEHLNDPLHILIEAELPANVIETRLRHAQEVIEELLKPVDESQDYYKRLQLRELALLNSSLRDDSPHPCGSASPFNSGIRGTKTGQ, from the exons ATGTCTGGCTTATATACTCATAGCTTCTCCCCTGCTAGAGCCGTCTCCTCAGATATAAATAGCACAGCAGATATAGACAG CCGGTACTTGGCGGAGCTGTTGGCAGAACATCAAAAGCTTGGGCCTTTCATGCAGGTTCTTCCTATTTGTAACCATTTGCTGAATCAAG AGATTATACGAGTCTCAGGAATTGTTCCCAACCAATGGTTCGGTGACTGTAACCGACTGCAGCACAGAAGTCCCAGTCCCATGGCTACACCATTCCTTAATTCCGATGCTGGGGGGACTGATTTTGGTGTTTGGAGTGGATACCCACAGGAG GGATTAGGTTTTCCGCAAAGATTTACAATGGATCAGCAAGGAGCAACAGGTCCAAGCTCATGCATTATAAAGAAGATATTACGCTTAGAAGTCCCAGTGAATGCCTATCCTAAT TTCAATTTTGTTGGGCGCCTTCTCGGACCCAGGGGTAATTCACTGAAAAGAGTTGAAGCATCAACTGGATGTCGTGTTTACATTAGAGGAAAGGGTTCAATAAAAGATCCTGTCCAG GAGGAAAAACTGAGGGGAAGACCAGGTTATGAACACTTAAATGATCCATTGCATATATTGATTGAGGCCGAATTACCAGCAAATGTCATTGAGACTAGACTGAGACATGCACAGGAAGTTATAGAAGAGCTGCTGAAACCAGTG GATGAATCACAGGACTATTATAAGAGGCTACAGCTTAGAGAATTAGCCTTGTTAAATTCAAGTTTGAGAGATGACAGCCCTCATCCATGCGGCAGCGCTTCTCCATTTAATAGCGGAATAAGAGGAACAAAAACAGGACAGTAG